The nucleotide window aatttatctcgCTTGAAATAACGTATCCTTCATATTAGaatgtttgataaaaaacttGTTATCTCCAACTGATAAAATCATAATTGTATCATCAGTATCATTAGTTCAGTAAGTACTTAATACGTAATTACGTGTCGAAAAATATGTTCAGAAAACATCGTGCAAAACACCCTAAAGTAATACAGAACAACGAGTTAAAAAGTGAAAGAGACAGAGTGCCAGAATCGCCGGTTACGCCGGTATCGAAAAATTCTCTGCAATTCTACTGCCAGTTAGCCCATGGCAGTCCAACTGGTTTCGTATCTGGTTTCACCAACATCAAGGAATTATACGAGAAAATCGCCGAATCATTCGGTATTCCAGcttcagaaatattattttgtacgTTAAATAGCTACAGAATCGATATGTCGAAATTATTAGGAGGGCAAATAGGCTTAGAAGATTTCATTTTTGCCCATTGCAAAGGTAGACCTAAAGAAGTCGAATTAACGAAAACAGAAGACGCTCTAGGTCTAACAATAACCGATAACGGAGCTGGTTATGCTTTTATTAAAAGGATAAAAGAGGATTCTATAATACAAAACATACCGGTGATAAAAATCGGAGACCACATCGAGAAATTAGACGGAATCAGTATGGTTGGAAAACGACATTTCGACGTTGCCAAAGCTTTAAAAAATATCCCTAAAGATACGACGTTCACCATACGACTCGTGGAACCTTTACAAAGCGGTTTCGCGTCTATAGCTCCGAAGTCATCTAAAGGAATAGCTGGTAAGAAAAATGTCGGTAGTGGTAAAGAAACTTTACGATTCAAAGCCAATGGTAGCGCGGAAATTCAAGAACAAGACGATATCATGGACATCGGTTTGGAGAAAATCAACGGCGTTTTAGAATCTTTTCTAGGAATCAACGATTCAGAACTTGCAGCTCAGATATGGGACATGTctacaaataaacaaaactcCATGGACTTTGCCGAAGCTGTTGACGATTCCGATTTAGCCAGTTTCCAGTTTACCGACGATGTTATCATAGAACTGTGGGGCGCGATCACAGACGCTCGACAAAAAAGgttgtaatattatatatatttagaattatttatatatttataattattaaatgtaaattattcttGTATTTCGATATTGATAATGACAGATGACACTTTTGAAT belongs to Diorhabda carinulata isolate Delta chromosome X, icDioCari1.1, whole genome shotgun sequence and includes:
- the LOC130902044 gene encoding PDZ domain-containing protein GIPC3-like; its protein translation is MFRKHRAKHPKVIQNNELKSERDRVPESPVTPVSKNSLQFYCQLAHGSPTGFVSGFTNIKELYEKIAESFGIPASEILFCTLNSYRIDMSKLLGGQIGLEDFIFAHCKGRPKEVELTKTEDALGLTITDNGAGYAFIKRIKEDSIIQNIPVIKIGDHIEKLDGISMVGKRHFDVAKALKNIPKDTTFTIRLVEPLQSGFASIAPKSSKGIAGKKNVGSGKETLRFKANGSAEIQEQDDIMDIGLEKINGVLESFLGINDSELAAQIWDMSTNKQNSMDFAEAVDDSDLASFQFTDDVIIELWGAITDARQKRL